Below is a genomic region from Scyliorhinus canicula chromosome 5, sScyCan1.1, whole genome shotgun sequence.
ttTTCCACTAAGTtgatatattttcctccaaatagacAGTGCGTGTCAGTACTTTTCCAAAAGTTGATATATTTTCCTGTATATGGACTTGTGGAAaggtactgacacacacacagtgtctatATACAGGGAAACATATCAACTTAGTGGAAaagtactgacacacacacagtgtctatttggaggaaaatatatcaACTTAGTCAAAaagtactgacacacacagtgTCTTTATAGAGGAAATGACATCAACTTTTGGAGaagtactgacacacacacacagtgtctatATACAGGGAAATATATCAACTTAGTCGAAaagcactgatacacacacacacacagtgtctatttggaggaaaatatatcaACTTAGTGGAAAAGTACTGACACACATACAGTGTCTATACACCTGAAAATATATCAACTTAGTGGAAAgtactgacacagacacacagcgtctatataaaagaaaatatatcaaCTTGTGGAAAactcctgacacacacacacagtgtctgtATACAGGGAAATACATCAACTTAGTGGAAaagtactgacacacacagacagtgacaccactgtttaaaaaaggaggtgggcagagagcaggaaattataggccagagatcttaacttcggtagtagggaagatgctggaatctatcatcaaggaagaaatagcgaggcatgtagatagaaattgtcccattgggcagacgcagcatgggttcataaagggcaggtcgtgcctaactaattaagtggaattttttgaggccattaccagtgcagtagataacggggagccaatagatgtgctatatctggatttccaggaagcctttgacaaggtgccacacaaaagtttgctgcataagataaagatgcatggcattacgggtaaagtagtagcatggatagaggattggataattaatagaaagcaaagagtggggattaatgggtgtttctctggttggcaatcagtagctagtggtgtccctcagggatccgtgttgggcccacaattgttcacaatttacatagatgatttggagttggggactaagggcaatgtgtccaagtttgcagatgacactaagatgagtggtaaagcgaaaagggcagaggatacaggaagtctgcagagggatttggataggttaagtgaatgggctagggtctgtcagatggaatacaatgttgacaaatgtgaggttatccattttggtaggaataacagcaaatgggattattatttaaacgataaaatattaaaacatgccgcagtgcagagagacctgggtgtgctagtgcatgagtcacagaaagttggtttacaggcgcaacaggtgattaagaaggcaaatggaattttgtccttcattgctagagggatggagtttaagaccgaTCGTCCCGACCCGCTGGGCGTACCTCACCCACGGCCAGTGCCAGATCCAGAGGCCCCCAGGGACTCACGGCATGGCGTGGAGGGCAGGCAGGACGGACGCCCTTCTCCCGACAgtgagacccaggacactgatgcacagaggacaggcaccagtgtgtgtgtcagtagaaagtactgacacacacagtgTCCATATACAGGGAAATATATCAACTTAGTGGAAaagtactgacacacacagtgTCCATATACAGGGAAATATATCAACTTAATGGAAaagtactgacacacacagtgTCCATATACAGGGAAATATATCAACTTAGTGGAAaagtactgacacacacagtgTCTATATACAGGGAAATATATCAACTTAATGGAAaagtactgacacacacagtgTCTATATACAGGGAAATATATGAACTTAGTGGAAaagtactgacacacacacagtatcgaTATACAGGGAAATACATCAACTTAGTGGAAaagtactgacacacacagtgTCCATATACAGGGAAATATATCAACTTAATGGAAAagtactgacacactcactgtctATATACAGGAAAATATATCAACTTAGTGGAAaagtactgacacacacacactgccaatATACAGGAAAATATAACAACCTACTAGAAAAGTAAAGCACACAGGGTCCATATACAGGGAAATATATCAACTTAGTGGAaatatactgacacacacagtgtCTAAATGCAGGAAAAATATATCAACTTAgttggaatgttttttttttgtttttttcggCCATAAGCCACAATTTTTATTGTAAGTGTGGCCAATTTTCTGATCTCAAAAATAATGTTCCATTTAAGGCTCTCGTATCCAGTAACTGCCATCATGACTGATTTTGCATGTCTGTTTCAATGTTTGAAAAAACTAACATGGTAAACATTGACTCACATTCTTTTTCAGTAGTGTACATTCCAGTGGAAACAAAGGCAACATAaacaactccttccttaaggtCTGCAGGAATGAAAACGCAAGAGCTATAATTCACTGATGCAATTACAACTACAGAAACTTGGTTGGCATtccttagattttttttaaaaacaaaaaaaggttACAAAAAGTGCTTTGATGCATAGTGTAGAACATATGCTGCCATGACACAAATCTAGGCTATCAAGGCGGGAGTGGATTATGAATGCACAAGAGCCTCATGGAACTATGATCAAGTGCAACTTCAATTACAATACTGAATTAATGGCTACCACATGACCAGTGGACAATACTCAAGGTTTTCAAAAGCTTATACTTAGTGTTTCTAAACTACTCACAAACGTTCACATTCATTGTACAAGAAACAAGGAATGCATGCACCGACAATTGTTTTGGCTAGAATGAATGACGTGAAAGCATTCCTCCGTTCCTTGAGATTCTACATAAAAACTACTGGGAGCAAACAGCTTAAGAGCAACCGCAGGTTGGCTGCTTAAGTTAATGAGATCGCCTTTACGTGGAAAAAAACTAAACTATTCCAACTTTTCATTAAATGATAGAGCTGCAGAAATGGAAGCTGCATGGGTCAAGATGGCACGAATTGTCATTATGCAAGGATATTCCTTCAAGTGAAACCATCGCATTGCCTCCCAGTTTCTCTGCAAGTGGTATACGGTCCCGAATTTCATCTAATCCATTAACTTGCCATTCATGTTTAATACCTGTAAATTTCCTTTTAATAGCATCCTTTGAGCTAGCACATATCATCTTGCTTTTAAGGGATGCCCTTTCTGGAGCCCAGAATATAAATACCAGATCTTTCTTGGATTCTTTCGTCTCATATGTAGCATCATACAAAGCGTAACGACAGTCGGTCTGAGGTAGCAACTGAACGAAAGAAGTGTAGGCATCCTGCACAGTTTCTCCAATTTCACCCACCAAAAtctctttggctgcctccacaaTTATCTGTTTTTTAACATCACTAAGGCAGAATAATAtcgctttctttctttttttgacTTCTTCTGGTGATGACGATTTTCTTACTTTCATGTCATTGAAGACTTTAATAACTTCATCATGTACTGTTACACCAGAGGCCATGGCGGGCGAGCGGCTGCACTGATGATGAGAAACGCTCACACGGCAGCGGTGAACACTCGACCGTTCTAGTTGGAATGTTTTGACACACATagtaggcgcgattctccgaaacggagagaacCGGCaaccccggagtgtttcactctggcgtcggaggccgctcctcgccccctattcccccccccccccccccccccccccgggggggggctaggagcggcggtgcgcgAATCTCAGGCGCCGGGCCTggacacttgcgtcaaagcggcgcgccgagaatgacgcggccggcggtgcaggttggccggctccaacccgcgcatgcgcggttgccgtcttcccctctgttgccccgcaagacatggcgtcgtttacagacgccggcgcgacgatcggtgggcaccgatcgccagCCAGACACCTGATGAGCACgcacgatcctccctccgccccccccccccccacaggccccacacttacctgtcgcgcgctattcacgccggcagcgaccaggtgtggttgacgccggcgtgaaccggtcgggttcgtcaggccgctcggcccatccggaccggagaatcgagcGGCGTGacgcaaaacgtgacacgccattttggggggggtgggagaatcgtggggggtgccaggacagcgtgtcgtgattcgcccggccctcccgcgattctcccacccggcgtggggaacggagaatcacgcccagtgtCAATATACAGGAAGATATAGCAACTTAGTGGAAAggtactgtcacacacactgtcaataTACAGGAAAATATATTGACTTAGTGGAAAGGTACTGTCACACACAGTGTCGATATACAGGAAAATATACTGGCTGGAGcgccaccaaccactccggcattaacCTGGCCCCCACAAAATTGGAGAactcgggggctgttgacgccagagtggttggcaccagtcttcccgctggcgtggagacatagccccatttttggagaattacgcccatggaatcagctgaggaggcattttagggtggaagggatgtcggtgctaacgccgctgtgtgagaatcatgcgTTTGAGccagggggatggatagtgtgtacaggaggtggagggaagtggggctggtcaatgtGAGAGATCTgtttttggaggaagggttcgccagtctggaggagctaagggagaaggtagagctgctgagggggagtgagttcaggtatctacaggttagggactttacgcaaaaggtctggagggggttaccTAAATTGCTGGGATAAACCCTGCTgcagcgactgctgcttccagatgtgaagGAGAGGAGGAATCggtgatatatacaagtggctgggggagtagGGAGGTGAGTGGTGGTGAAGATGAAGGAGAAATGGCAAACCAAGGAAGGGGAGATCAatttgggagtatggagtgaggcacttgatgcgaccatcaattcacttggagagtcgagtcgaagtaaacagtggttttaatcagcttacaactttgcctgcctgtgaccggtacattactgaaggcggtcccgcaggtcagctgctcttatactccCTATAagggggcggagcccgtacattctccacatctccccctgtgggtgaagccacacagaggcccatagatggagcccacaggattaatagcatggtataatgcaacacagtatactggtgaattaatagtACTTATACATTTACCacagcactgcgtagggtaaatgggatctcctcttgtgcaaggatgagcctgatgcagtttaaggtggggcacagggtgcatataactcaggcgagaatgagtgggttctttcagggggtagtagatgagtgtgagaggtgtgggcggggaccagcgaatcacgcgcccatgttttggggttgcgaaaaattgggaagattctgggcgggagtgttcacggtcttagccagaacAGTGGACGAGGAcatggaccctttggtggcgacatTTGGGGTATCAGAGAAGCCGGACTCATGGTGAGGAGAAAggtcgatgtcatggccttcacctctctgattgcatggcggcgaattttactggagtggtggttggcatcgccaccgggtgacctgtacaaccttctgcagttggagaagataaaatatgagttaagaggctctgcagaggggtttgagaaaaggtgggtgatatttgtgaccgtgtttgaggagctgttcatcatggggatggaggggggagaggagtggagaGCGAGAAAGGGAAAAAATCTGTAtagactgtacagttgattgctGAGAACTAtgcttcccggggtgtttatttgctgtaatctggtttgatacatgtttgtaataaaatacattttttttaaacttagtggaaatatactgacacacacagtgtCTGTATACAGGAAAATGTATCAACTGAGTGGGAACGTATTGACACACAAGCGGTGCATATATACAGGAAAATATATCAACTTAGTGGAAAAGTACTGATACACACACTGTCTATATACAGGAAAATATATCAACTTAGTGGAaatgcactgacacacacacacaatgtctATATACAGGGAAATACATCAACTTAGTGGAAaagtactgacacacacagtgTCTATATACATGTAAATACATCAACTTAGTGGAaatgcactgacacacacacacagtgtctatATACATGTAAATACATCAACTTAGTGGAGaagtactgacacacacagtgTCTATATACAGGGAAATACATCATCTTTGTGGAAaagtactgacacacacacagtgtctatATACATGGAAATACATCAATTTAGTGGAGaagtactgacacacacacagtgtctatATACAGGGAAATACGTCATCTTAGTGGAAaagtactgacacacacacagtgtctatATACAGGGAAATACATCAACTTAGTGGAAaagtactgacacacacagtgTCTATATACATGGAAATACATCAACTTAGTGGAGaagtactgacacacacacagtgtctatATACATGTAAATACATCAACTTAGTGGAGaagtactgacacacacacagtgtctatATACAGGGAAATACATCATCTTTGTGGAAaagtactgacacacacacagtgtctatATACAGGAAAATATATCAACTTAGTGGAGaagtactgacacacacacacagtgtctatATACAGGGAAATACATCATCTTAGTGGAAAAGTACTGACACACCCACAGTGTCTATATACAGAGAAATACATCAACTTTTGGAGaagtactgacacacacacagtgtctatATACAGAGAAATACATCAACTTTTGGAGaagtactgacacacacacagtgtctacATACAGGGAAATACATCAACTTAGTGGAAaagtactgacacacacacagtgtctatATACAGGGAAATACATCAACTTTGTGGAAAAGTACTG
It encodes:
- the LOC119965907 gene encoding cofilin-2-like, which codes for MASGVTVHDEVIKVFNDMKVRKSSSPEEVKKRKKAILFCLSDVKKQIIVEAAKEILVGEIGETVQDAYTSFVQLLPQTDCRYALYDATYETKESKKDLVFIFWAPERASLKSKMICASSKDAIKRKFTGIKHEWQVNGLDEIRDRIPLAEKLGGNAMVSLEGISLHNDNSCHLDPCSFHFCSSII